The following are encoded in a window of Mustelus asterias chromosome 11, sMusAst1.hap1.1, whole genome shotgun sequence genomic DNA:
- the LOC144500267 gene encoding interferon alpha-B-like — protein sequence MALARIWRFWMVSLFLTGTLSLGCERLQLQQVLNKHTLSKLNQMGGSFPQHCIKQRHFLKSKPLDLVKLSKGLETQDRIQIVHQTLRHINKIYSMNLGSVTWARDKVEHFRLILDRQLSELEECVRKQKSEHKMRRNFTIHNYFRKLEKFLNQEKFSQCAWEIIRTETRARLQQMTSVMAQIRRRK from the exons ATGGCTTTGGCGAGGATTTGGAGATTTTGGATGGTGTCGCTCTTCTTGACCGGGACCCTCAGTCTGGGCTGCGAGAGGCTGCAGTTACAGCAAGTACTCAacaaacacacactcagcaaACTCAATCAAATG GGTGGCTCCTTCCCCCAACACTGCATTAAACAGAGACACTTCCTGAAATCCAAGCCCTTGGACCTGGTGAAACTTTCGAAGGGATTGGAG ACACAGGACAGGATCCAGATTGTCCATCAAACTCTGCGACACATCAACAAGATCTACAGCATGAATCTGGGCTCAGTCACATGGGCCCGAGACAAGGTAGAACATTTCCGGCTGATCCTGGATCGGCAGCTCAGTGAGCTGGAAGAATGTGTCAGGAAACAGAAGTCAGAGcacaagatgaggagaaacttcaccATTCACAATTACTTCAGGAAACTGGAAAAGTTCCTCAATCAGGAG aaattcAGTCAATGTGCCTGGGAAATAATCCGCACTGAGACCAGGGCCCGATTACAACAGATGACTTCCGTAATGGCACAAATCAGGAGAAGAAAGTGA